Within Citromicrobium bathyomarinum, the genomic segment CGCTCGGGAGCGTCCGCCTTGCGCTCGTCCGACCGCTTGCGACCCGATTCGCGCTTCGGCTCCGCCTCGACCAGTTCGACCCGGACGTCTTCCTTGCCGAACGGCTTGATCTTCGATTCGGTCAGCTTCTCGACATTGGCGATCGCCTCGGCGTCGTCATCGGTGACGAAGGTGAAGGCGCGCCCCTTGGCCCCGGCACGGCCCGTCCGCCCGATCCGGTGAACGTAATCGTCCGGATGCCAGGGCGTGTCGAAGTTGAACACGTGGCTGACGCCCTTGATGTCGAGCCCGCGCGCCGCAACGTCGGACGCGACCAGGATATTGACCTCACCCGCCTTGAAGCGGTTGAGTTCGGCGATCCGGCTCGACTGGTCCATGTCGCCGTGAATCTCTCCGCTGGCGAAGCCATGGCTCTGCAGGCTCTTGTTGATCTCGCGAACGGTCGTCTTGCGGTTGGCAAAGATGATCGCGGTTTCAACGTGGTCGTTCGCCAGCAGCCAGCGCAGCGTCTCGCGCTTTTCACGCGCCTTCACCGGAATCTTGAACGCGGTGATGTTCTCGTTGGTGGAGGCCGCGCGGCTCACCTCGATCCGCTTGGGATTGGTGAGGAATTTCTGCGCCAGCTTCTCGATCGGCGGAGGCATGGTCGCGCTGAACAGCAGCGTCTGGCGCGGCTCGGGCAGCTTGGAACAGATCGTCTCGATGTCGGGGATGAACCCCATATCGAGCATCCGGTCCGCCTCGTCGATCACCAGCAGTTCGCAGCCGTTGAGCAGGATCTTGCCCCGCTCGAAAAGATCCATCAGCCGGCCGGGCGTGGCGATAAGCACGTCGACGCCTTCGTTGAGCGCCTTGACCTGATCGCCCATCTGCACGCCGCCGATCAGCAGCGCGAGCTGGAGATCGTGCTGCTTGCCGTACTTCTCGAAGTTTTCGGCGACCTGGGCGGCCAACTCGCGCGTGGGCGCAAGGATAAGGGAACGCGGCATCAGCGCGCGGCGACGCCCGCTGGCGAGAATGTCGATCATCGGCAACACGAAGCTCGCGGTCTTGCCGGTGCCCGTCTGCGCGATGCCGATGATGTCCTTCATCATCAGCACGGGGGGGATGGCCTGCGCCTGAATCGGCGTAGGCTCGGTGTAGCCGGCGGCTTCTACCGCCTGCAGCAATTTGTCGGAGAGGCCGAGATCGGCAAATTTCATTCAGGGTTCCGGATGTGGAGGGCAATCAACGCCAAGACCGCGGAAAATACAGCTCCGCGTAAGCGCGCGCGGCTTCGCTCAAACCCGCGCGAATGTCAAGATTAGAGGGCTATTCGGCGGGGACGAGCTGGCGGATCGCGCCAATCTTGCAAGTCGCGCCGCTGCGCGCACGCAGAAGATCGCGATCGACGCACAGCTTCCCGTCCTCGCTCGGCTCCACGTAGAAGCCCAGATAGAAATCGCGTGCATTGCAGGACTTGTGCAGCAGCGCTCGGATCATTCGCTGGTCGGACATGTGCAGCACGAGATCCCGCGAAGAGACCGTTTGCACCGCTAGAATATCTTTAGCGGGCAGACACTTGCCGATCTTGCGCTGTTCATACTCGCGTGGGATCGCAGTCCGCCAATCGGCCACCAGTTCGTTCGTGGTCGATCTGCGCGGGGATACCCGGATCATAATCTGCTGCCGAATACGGACCTGGTTCGCCTCGAGATCGCGTCGCCAGGACTGGCTGACCATCCACCCCGGCGAATGGTCGGTACGAATATTTGCAGGCGGCTCTGTTGAAAACACCGGCGCGTCGAGCGGCCAGCTGGCACTCGACGACGAAGCATCGGGCGCGACCGGCGCGCTAAGCGCCAGAATCGGTGCCAGAAATGCTGCCACGAAGTGCATGATATCAAATGCTGCCTAACTCTTGCGGGGCGAACGCACATCTACAGCGCGCCCAATTCGATCAACCCGGGCGCAAGCGATAGCTTGGTCTTTTGAATGGCGGCTTAATTGTGTCCCGGCAATACGTCCGGGGGTGGCAGGGGCGCGCCTAAGTGTGGCATGACAGCAACATGAACTCTGCCACTGACGGATCATTCTTGGAAGGCGCGCAGGCCATCCTGGGCGAGCGCGGCCTGACCCGCGATGCCGAGCTGATGGAGCCGTGGCTGACCGATTGGCGCGGACGCTATCGCGGCAAGGCGATCGCCCTCGCCTCTCCTGCCAATACTGCCGAGGTCGCCGCGCTTGTCGCGCTCTGCGCCCGGCATCGCGTGCCGATCGTGCCCCAGGGCGGCAACAGCGGCATGTCCGGCGGTGCAACCCCGGATGCGAGCGGCACGGCGCTGCTGCTGTCGCTGCGGCGGATGGATTCCTTCCGCCGGTGGGACGAGGATGCTCGCGAGGTCGTGTGCGAGGCAGGCGTCATCCTGCAAACGTTGCACGATGCGGCCGCGCAGCGGGCCTTGCGCTTCCCGCTGACACTGGGCGGGCGCGGATCGGCCACCATCGGCGGGCTGATCTCGACCAATGCGGGCGGCACGCAGGTGCTGCGCCACGGCACCATGCGCGCGCAGGTTCTCGGCCTCGAAGCGGTGCTGCCGGACGGTTCGGTGCTTGATACCCTCGCCGCGCTGAAGAAGGACAATCGGGGCTTCGACCTCAAGCAATTGCTGATCGGATCGGAGGGCACGCTGGGCATCGTGACCGCTGCCACGCTCTCTCTGGAACAGCAAATCGCCGGACGGCAGGTGGTTTTCGCAGGGGTCGAATCGGTCCAGCAGGCATGGCGGCTGCTGCTGCTCGCTCGGGACAAAATGGGGGCCGCGCTCGAAGGGTTCGAGATCATCCCGCGTCTCGCACTCGAATCGGTACTGCGCCACGAGCCCGCCAGCCGCGACCCGCTGTCAGGTCGGCATCACTGGTATGTGCTGATCGAACTGGTCACCCACGATCCCGACACTGCCCCCCTCGCCGAGCAGACCACTGCCCTGCTGGAAACCGCGCTTGGCAAAGGACTGGTCGAAGACGCCACGATCGCCGCGAACGAGACTCAGGCCGAGGCGCTGTGGGCCTTGCGCGACGGCATTTCCTCCGCCGAGCGCGCGCATGGCCCGGCGGTGCAGCACGACATCTCCGTGCCGCCCGCCAGGATGCCCGACTTCATCGATCAGGCAAGCG encodes:
- a CDS encoding FAD-binding oxidoreductase, which encodes MNSATDGSFLEGAQAILGERGLTRDAELMEPWLTDWRGRYRGKAIALASPANTAEVAALVALCARHRVPIVPQGGNSGMSGGATPDASGTALLLSLRRMDSFRRWDEDAREVVCEAGVILQTLHDAAAQRALRFPLTLGGRGSATIGGLISTNAGGTQVLRHGTMRAQVLGLEAVLPDGSVLDTLAALKKDNRGFDLKQLLIGSEGTLGIVTAATLSLEQQIAGRQVVFAGVESVQQAWRLLLLARDKMGAALEGFEIIPRLALESVLRHEPASRDPLSGRHHWYVLIELVTHDPDTAPLAEQTTALLETALGKGLVEDATIAANETQAEALWALRDGISSAERAHGPAVQHDISVPPARMPDFIDQASATLEDRFEGTRAVAFGHLGDGNVHFHLRAPAGATGGEWEEREGKAISAAVHDLVTQWGGSISAEHGIGQMKRDELARLADPARLTILRGVKQALDPLGIMNPGKLVPLASSPQAA
- a CDS encoding DEAD/DEAH box helicase — its product is MKFADLGLSDKLLQAVEAAGYTEPTPIQAQAIPPVLMMKDIIGIAQTGTGKTASFVLPMIDILASGRRRALMPRSLILAPTRELAAQVAENFEKYGKQHDLQLALLIGGVQMGDQVKALNEGVDVLIATPGRLMDLFERGKILLNGCELLVIDEADRMLDMGFIPDIETICSKLPEPRQTLLFSATMPPPIEKLAQKFLTNPKRIEVSRAASTNENITAFKIPVKAREKRETLRWLLANDHVETAIIFANRKTTVREINKSLQSHGFASGEIHGDMDQSSRIAELNRFKAGEVNILVASDVAARGLDIKGVSHVFNFDTPWHPDDYVHRIGRTGRAGAKGRAFTFVTDDDAEAIANVEKLTESKIKPFGKEDVRVELVEAEPKRESGRKRSDERKADAPERDDDRESRKAKPARERKPRRDESQRDEARPGRSAENRSPRSQGGRGRREDNEVIPAGEWNGPKPDFLSVSAT